In the genome of Vicia villosa cultivar HV-30 ecotype Madison, WI linkage group LG7, Vvil1.0, whole genome shotgun sequence, one region contains:
- the LOC131619858 gene encoding uncharacterized protein LOC131619858: MNIIFSNFVDGHGSNLSSDYGDDSEDLVIIGEKSSKSNKGKTIEATHQIVEVSNSSFCQSDVENFGSVSGTETSNGYPSVSHDLINIDCHGSDLSYEDGYNCKDLVIIGEEVCQSNKGKQLEALHQVVEVSDYTSCQSAVKSFGSVIVHDVMDIDDDDDDDDSDDLVIIDEVSKSKKEKTIETIHQAVEQLDNVDIPCGIEAPVTLLPESDLDSKKKNTSESNSLHDTQSDATNSHVTTSSQTSRSLESNYSRIYGLASNPYKPPASTNFESATKAASICNSYSMNQVHMDNIDIPGRTEVRFTLFSESGIGLKSTFESSTRYNTQSEATNSNPSKPPTSNNFVNATKVASACNSSSMNRTQLNDTQSQASNSSSTTSSRSSQSLERDNLKNQGSTMGASNLQNKIDNTYQSTRIHLFPPSPLFYQATPNKRKSTAPNSSTSANFESGKKARLDHVDIPCGVETPFTSFSESNLGSRQSTFASCTRYDTQSKATKSHSTTSYLASRSLEHDNSNNQGFTTGGSNLQCNSTTFLSSRPLYYQARPNPPTSTNFESAKKARLDNVNIPRVVEEPFTLLPESILSSRQSTFESSTQYGTQSKTTSSHLTTSSQPSRSLERNNSKNQGSTMGGSSLQNKIDITYYSTRINLSSPPPLVHQATPNKRKSIAQNPSTSANFKSAKKARLDNVNISREIEPPFTSFPESNLGSRKSTIESSTRHGTKSKAANSYLMASSQPSRLSEPAHSKTPGSTMGSPTLQIEMDNDDHSFGIGLSASQLYSRAALSKEKSAAPQRAQSSNSKTFSNPFHAPTQSVRFGSKNHGLFRNPEATEPPTSTNFQRAKKSPNICTLSSMNQEPFTMFSSYMELPSPPLFPQTVSCKKKTTSGKKATCNSSKESHATSSSKPSRSLGSGLSSPLLLTQAVPSKKTSEAASSKKKSEAATSKKKSDPPKKLLQGTGLSSLLLTQGATSKKKSEAASSKKKSQAATSKKKPDSPKKLLQATGLSCPLLLTQGATSKKSEASSSKKKSQAASSKKKSASPKKLQASKSSTAPKSKSCKQIAGITGSSQLSRSLVLCNSSAIESSSLVLGNSSAIESSSLVLGNSSATESSSVDAPSCLLLEYKWQVL, from the exons ATGAATATTATCTTTTCTAATTT TGTTGATGGTCATGGCTCTAATTTGTCATCTGACTATGGTGATGACTCTGAGGATTTAGTGATCATTGGTGAAAAAAGTAGTAAAAGTAACAAAGGAAAGACAATTGAAGCCACTCATCAGATTGTG GAAGTGTCTAATAGTAGTTTCTGTCAATCTGACGTGGAAAATTTTGGATCAGTAAGTGGGACCGAGACTTCTAATGGTTACCCTTCGGTATCTCATGATTTAATCAATATTGATTGTCATGGCTCTGACCTATCATATGAAGATGGTTACAACTGTAAGGATTTAGTAATAATTGGTGAAGAAGTCTGTCAAAGCAACAAAGGGAAACAACTCGAAGCCCTTCATCAAGTTGTG GAAGTGTCTGATTATACTTCTTGCCAGTCTGCTGTGAAAAGTTTTGGATCA GTCATTGTGCACGACGTGATGgacattgatgatgatgatgacgacgaCGACTCTGATGATTTAGTGATAATTGATGAAGTTAGTAAAAGTAAAAAGGAGAAGACCATTGAAACCATTCATCAAGCAGTG GAACAATTGGATAATGTTGATATACCGTGTGGAATTGAAGCACCTGTTACTTTGTTGCCAGAATCTGACCTTGATTCAAAGAAGAAAAATACATCTGAAAGTAATTCCTTGCACGATACACAGTCAGACGCTACAAATAGTCATGTGACGACATCCTCTCAGACTTCTCGGTCATTAGAATCCAACTACTCCCGAATCTATGGTTTAGCTAGCAATCCATACAAGCCACCGGCTTCCACTAATTTTGAAAGTGCTACAAAGGCAGCTAGCATTTGCAATTCATATTCCATGAATCaa GTGCACATGGATAATATCGATATACCAGGAAGAACTGAAGTACGTTTTACTTTGTTTAGTGAATCTGGCATAGGTTTAAAGAGTACATTTGAAAGTAGTACCCGGTATAATACTCAATCAGAAGCTACAAATAGCAATCCAAGCAAGCCACCAACTTCCAATAATTTTGTAAATGCTACGAAGGTAGCTAGTGCTTGCAACTCATCTTCCATGAATCGG ACACAATTGAATGATACACAATCACAAGCTTCAAATAGTTCTTCAACTACCTCATCTCGGTCTTCTCAATCATTGGAGCGCGACAACTTAAAAAATCAAGGATCTACTATGGGGGCTTCTAACTTGCAAAACAAAATAGATAATACATATCAGTCTACGAGGATACACTTGTTTCCTCCTTCTCCATTATTTTATCAAGCTACTCCAAATAAGAGGAAGTCAACTGCACCAAACTCATCAACTTCCGCTAATTTTGAAAGCGGTAAAAAG GCACGCTTGGATCATGTTGATATACCTTGTGGAGTTGAGACACCTTTTACTTCGTTTTCAGAATCTAACCTAGGTTCGAGGCAGAGTACATTTGCAAGTTGTACCCGATATGATACTCAATCAAAAGCTACAAAAAGTCATTCGACAACTTCCTATCTGGCTTCTCGGTCATTAGAACACGACAACTCCAACAATCAAGGATTTACTACCGGTGGTTCTAATTTACAATGTAATTCGACAACTTTCTTGTCTTCTCGTCCATTATATTATCAAGCTAGACCAAATCCGCCAACTTCCACTAACTTTGAAAgtgctaaaaag GCACGCTTGGATAATGTTAATATACCTCGTGTAGTTGAGGAACCTTTTACTTTGTTACCAGAATCTATCCTAAGTTCGAGGCAGAGTACATTTGAAAGTAGTACTCAATATGGCACACAATCAAAAACTACAAGCAGTCATTTGACAACTTCCTCTCAACCTTCTCGGTCATTAGAGCGCAACAACTCCAAAAATCAAGGATCAACTATGGGTGGTTCAAGTTTGCAAAACAAAATAGATATCACATATTATTCTACCAGGATAAACTTGTCTTCTCCTCCTCCATTAGTTCATCAAGCTACCCCTAATAAGAGGAAATCTATTGCACAAAATCCATCAACTTCCGCTAATTTTAAAAGCGCTAAAAAG GCCCGTTTGGATAATGTCAATATATCTCGTGAAATTGAGCCACCTTTTACTTCATTTCCTGAATCTAACCTAGGTTCAAGGAAGAGTACAATTGAAAGTAGTACTCGGCATGGCACAAAATCAAAGGCTGCAAATAGTTATTTGATGGCCTCCTCTCAACCTTCTCGGTTATCAGAGCCTGCTCACTCCAAAACCCCGGGATCTACTATGGGTAGTCCTACTTTGCAAATCGAAATGGATAATGATGATCACTCTTTTGGCATAGGGTTGTCTGCTTCTCAATTATATTCCCGAGCTGCTCTTAGTAAAGAGAAATCAGCTGCACCACAACGTGCTCAATCATCTAACTCAAAGACGTTTTCGAATCCCTTCCACGCTCCAACACAATCTGTTAGGTTTGGTTCAAAAAACCATGGTTTGTTTCGAAATCCAGAGGCCACGGAGCCACCAACTTCCACTAATTTTCAAAGAGCTAAGAAGTCACCTAATATTTGTACTTTATCCTCCATGAATCAg GAACCTTTTACTATGTTTAGTTCTTATATGGAATTGCCTTCTCCTCCATTATTTCCTCAAACAGTCTCTTGTAAGAAGAAAACTACAAGTGGTAAGAAGGCAACATGCAATAGCTCTAAAGAAAGTCATGCGACGAGCTCCTCTAAGCCTTCTCGGTCATTAGGTTCCG GATTGTCTTCTCCTCTATTATTAACTCAAGCTGTCCCTAGTAAGAAGACATCTGAAGCTGCCTCTAGTAAGAAGAAATCTGAAGCTGCCACAAGTAAGAAGAAATCAGATCCTCCTAAGAAGCTGCTACAAGGAACAGGGTTATCTTCTCTATTATTAACTCAAGGTGCCACTAGTAAGAAGAAATCTGAAGCTGCCTCTAGTAAGAAGAAATCTCAAGCTGCCACTAGTAAGAAGAAACCAGATTCTCCTAAGAAGCTGCTACAAGCAACAGGGTTGTCTTGTCCTCTATTATTAACTCAAGGTGCCACTAGTAAGAAATCTGAAGCTTCGTCTAGTAAGAAGAAATCCCAAGCTGCATCTAGTAAGAAGAAATCAGCTTCCCCTAAGAAGTTGCAAGCAAGCAAGTCATCAACTGCCCCCAAATCTAAAAGTTGTAAGCAGATAGCTGGCATTACAGGCTCCTCTCAGCTTTCTCGGTCATTAGTGCTCTGTAACTCTTCTGCAATAGAGTCGTCTTCATTAGTGCTCGGTAACTCTTCTGCAATAGAGTCGTCTTCATTAGTGCTCGGTAACTCTTCTGCAACAGAGTCGTCTTCTGTAGATGCTCCCAGTTGTCTTCTCCTCGAGTATAAATGGCAAGTGCTATAA
- the LOC131616222 gene encoding uncharacterized protein LOC131616222, with amino-acid sequence MIRQHQPGGVRRNTTAAIPKSAAVAKLLNKAILHDVFDIDNDDDSEDLVIIGENVSKNNERKKIETIHQVPKASDDTICQLGVEKFRQITAIESSNCSSLISHNQINVDGHCSNLSRDDGEDLVILGEKACESNKGEKIDDIHQIVVCTRCCHFLL; translated from the exons ATGATCCGCCAACACCAACCAGGTGGAGTACGACGGAACACAACCGCTGCCATTCCTAAATCGGCGGCGGTAGCCAAGCTGTTGAACAAA GCCATTTTGCATGATGTGTTTGACATTGACAATGATGATGATTCTGAAGATTTAGTGATAATTGGGGAAAATGTTAGTAAAAATAACGAGAGGAAGAAAATTGAAACCATTCATCAAGTTCCG AAAGCATCTGATGATACTATTTGTCAGCTTGGTGTGGAAAAGTTTCGACAAATAACTGCGATCGAGTCTTCTAATTGTTCCTCTTTGATATCACATAATCAAATCAATGTTGATGGTCATTGCTCTAACCTATCACGTGATGATGGCGAAGATTTAGTGATACTTGGTGAAAAAGCTTGTGAAAGTAATAAGGGAGAGAAAATTGACGACATTCATCAAATTGTGGTATGTACCCGATGCTGTCATTTCTTGTTGTAG